The Glycine soja cultivar W05 chromosome 3, ASM419377v2, whole genome shotgun sequence genome window below encodes:
- the LOC114406366 gene encoding asparagine--tRNA ligase, cytoplasmic 2-like isoform X1: MAAAKTTTTSAQQTSSAPLRLDAPRIPPLAYSGRVQLKALLDRPESVVGRHVIVGGWVKSAKEVKKKAAAPPSFATATEETTDAGEGGKGKDVSCVEILQSRIPLLRSLLDVFGGGGYVQRKKRENVIVPNHKVLPPKASTAYLLLTDGSCVPSLQVVVDSSVATPSRLLPTGTCLLVEGQLERAEGKHAIELKAEKVLHIGTVDFDKYPLSKKRIPLDTLRDYSQFRPRTTTVATVVRIRSSLSFATHTFFNEHAFIDVQVPIITSTDSEGFSNMLKVNTLEQKAEKEKLDTIYETEGVSLEHVKAAAKEKSNIIEHLKRTESNREALAAAVQDLRKTNELASQMEAREKRKLGASFKDDDKVDSSKEFFPFQTYLTVSGRLHLESYACALGNVYSFGPRFLADKTDSAKHAAEMWMVEVEMAFSLLKDSMNCANDFFKYLCNWVLIHCSEEMKFVAKRIDNTCVNRLQQIILGSPVMMTYHEAIDVLRKLSYQAEDKKFETNFESGFALTSEHLSYLTDTIYQKPVVIYNYPKEAKPFYARQNDDGTVAAFDLVVPKLGTIISGSQNEERLNMISSRIDELGLPREKYEWYLDLRRNGTVKNSGFTLRFDLMVLFATGLGNVRDVIPFPRSYGKANN; encoded by the exons atggcagcagcaaaaacaacaacaacatcagcaCAACAGACCTCCTCGGCCCCACTCCGCCTTGACGCGCCACGCATTCCACCGCTCGCATACTCGGGCCGGGTCCAGCTCAAGGCGCTGCTGGACCGGCCCGAGTCAGTGGTGGGACGACACGTGATCGTTGGTGGATGGGTGAAGTCTGCTAAGGAGGTCAAGAAGAAGGCGGCGGCGCCTCCATCATTTGCGACGGCGACGGAAGAAACCACCGACGCCGGGGAAGGAGGGAAGGGCAAGGACGTGTCGTGCGTGGAGATTCTGCAGTCGAGGATACCGCTGCTTCGGAGCTTATTGGATGTGTTCGGAGGAGGCGGTTACGTGCAGCGCAAGAAACGTGAGAATGTAATTGTGCCGAATCATAAGGTTTTGCCTCCCAAAGCTTCTACGGCGTATCTGCTTCTAACGGATGGGTCGTGCGTTCCAAGCCTTCAG GTTGTTGTTGATTCTTCAGTAGCCACCCCTAGCAGACTTTTGCCTACTGGAACGTGTCTATTAGTGGAAGGTCAACTAGAAAGAGCAGAAGGGAAGCATGCTATTGAGCTTAAAGCTGAAAAAGTTCTTCACATTGGGACAGTAGATTTTGATAAGTACCCTTTATCAAAGAAGCGAATTCCACTAGATACCTTAAGAGATTACTCCCAATTTCGACCTCGAACAACCACG GTGGCAACTGTGGTGCGGATCCGTAGTTCTCTTTCTTTTGCAACCCACACATTTTTCAATGAGCATGCATTTATTGATGTGCAAGTACCTATTATAACTAGCACAGACTCTGAAGGGTTTAGCAACATGTTGAAGGTTAACACCCTGGAACAGAAAGCAGAGAAGGAGAAACTAGACACAATTTATGAGACTGAAGGTGTTAGCCTTGAACATGTGAAGGCAGCTGCAAAGGAGAAAAGCAACATTATTGAGCATTTGAAAAGAACTGAGAGCAATAGGGAAGCACTGGCTGCTGCAGTTCAGGATCTGAGGAAAACGAATGAACTCGCATCGCAAATGGAagcaagagaaaagagaaagttaGGAGCTTCTTTTAAGGACGATGACAAAGTAGACTCTTCCAAAGAGTTTTTCCCTTTCCAAACTTATTTGACTGTCTCTGGACGCTTGCATCTCGAGAGTTATGCATGTGCTCTTGGAAATGTCTACTCATTTGGTCCTAGATTTCTAGCAGATAAAACGGATTCTGCTAAACATGCTGCAGAAATGTGGATGGTTGAGGTTGAAATGGCCTTTTCGCTATTAAAG GATTCCATGAATTGTGCAAATGACTTTTTCAAGTACCTCTGCAACTGGGTTCTGATACATTGCTCTGAAGAAATGAAGTTCGTTGCCAAAAGAATCGACAACACCTGCGTGAACCGTCTTCAGCAGATTATATTAGGTTCACCTGTAATGATGACCTACCATGAAGCTATAGATGTTCTTAGAAAG TTGTCCTACCAGGCTGAAGATAAgaaatttgaaacaaattttGAGTCAGGGTTTGCACTCACTTCAGAGCACCTAAG CTATCTAACTGATACCATCTACCAGAAGCCGGTTGTGATATACAATTATCCAAAAGAAGCTAAGCCATTTTATGCTCGCCAGAATGATGATGGAACTGTAGCTGCGTTTGACTTGGTTGTCCCAAAG CTTGGAACAATAATATCTGGTAGCCAAAACGAGGAACGTCTTAACATGATAAGCTCCAG GATTGATGAGTTAGGCTTGCCGCGAGAGAAGTATGAATGGTACCTAGATCTTCGTCGAAACGGAACAGTGAAGAACTCTGGGTTCACTCTAAGGTTTGACCTGATGGTCCTCTTCGCAACTGGCCTTGGCAATGTTAGGGACGTTATCCCTTTCCCAAGAAGCTATGGCAAAGCCAATAACTAA
- the LOC114406366 gene encoding asparagine--tRNA ligase, cytoplasmic 2-like isoform X2, with protein MAAAKTTTTSAQQTSSAPLRLDAPRIPPLAYSGRVQLKALLDRPESVVGRHVIVGGWVKSAKEVKKKAAAPPSFATATEETTDAGEGGKGKDVSCVEILQSRIPLLRSLLDVFGGGGYVQRKKRENVIVPNHKVLPPKASTAYLLLTDGSCVPSLQVVVDSSVATPSRLLPTGTCLLVEGQLERAEGKHAIELKAEKVLHIGTVDFDKYPLSKKRIPLDTLRDYSQFRPRTTTVATVVRIRSSLSFATHTFFNEHAFIDVQVPIITSTDSEGFSNMLKVNTLEQKAEKEKLDTIYETEGVSLEHVKAAAKEKSNIIEHLKRTESNREALAAAVQDLRKTNELASQMEAREKRKLGASFKDDDKVDSSKEFFPFQTYLTVSGRLHLESYACALGNVYSFGPRFLADKTDSAKHAAEMWMVEVEMAFSLLKDSMNCANDFFKYLCNWVLIHCSEEMKFVAKRIDNTCVNRLQQIILGSPVMMTYHEAIDVLRKAEDKKFETNFESGFALTSEHLSYLTDTIYQKPVVIYNYPKEAKPFYARQNDDGTVAAFDLVVPKLGTIISGSQNEERLNMISSRIDELGLPREKYEWYLDLRRNGTVKNSGFTLRFDLMVLFATGLGNVRDVIPFPRSYGKANN; from the exons atggcagcagcaaaaacaacaacaacatcagcaCAACAGACCTCCTCGGCCCCACTCCGCCTTGACGCGCCACGCATTCCACCGCTCGCATACTCGGGCCGGGTCCAGCTCAAGGCGCTGCTGGACCGGCCCGAGTCAGTGGTGGGACGACACGTGATCGTTGGTGGATGGGTGAAGTCTGCTAAGGAGGTCAAGAAGAAGGCGGCGGCGCCTCCATCATTTGCGACGGCGACGGAAGAAACCACCGACGCCGGGGAAGGAGGGAAGGGCAAGGACGTGTCGTGCGTGGAGATTCTGCAGTCGAGGATACCGCTGCTTCGGAGCTTATTGGATGTGTTCGGAGGAGGCGGTTACGTGCAGCGCAAGAAACGTGAGAATGTAATTGTGCCGAATCATAAGGTTTTGCCTCCCAAAGCTTCTACGGCGTATCTGCTTCTAACGGATGGGTCGTGCGTTCCAAGCCTTCAG GTTGTTGTTGATTCTTCAGTAGCCACCCCTAGCAGACTTTTGCCTACTGGAACGTGTCTATTAGTGGAAGGTCAACTAGAAAGAGCAGAAGGGAAGCATGCTATTGAGCTTAAAGCTGAAAAAGTTCTTCACATTGGGACAGTAGATTTTGATAAGTACCCTTTATCAAAGAAGCGAATTCCACTAGATACCTTAAGAGATTACTCCCAATTTCGACCTCGAACAACCACG GTGGCAACTGTGGTGCGGATCCGTAGTTCTCTTTCTTTTGCAACCCACACATTTTTCAATGAGCATGCATTTATTGATGTGCAAGTACCTATTATAACTAGCACAGACTCTGAAGGGTTTAGCAACATGTTGAAGGTTAACACCCTGGAACAGAAAGCAGAGAAGGAGAAACTAGACACAATTTATGAGACTGAAGGTGTTAGCCTTGAACATGTGAAGGCAGCTGCAAAGGAGAAAAGCAACATTATTGAGCATTTGAAAAGAACTGAGAGCAATAGGGAAGCACTGGCTGCTGCAGTTCAGGATCTGAGGAAAACGAATGAACTCGCATCGCAAATGGAagcaagagaaaagagaaagttaGGAGCTTCTTTTAAGGACGATGACAAAGTAGACTCTTCCAAAGAGTTTTTCCCTTTCCAAACTTATTTGACTGTCTCTGGACGCTTGCATCTCGAGAGTTATGCATGTGCTCTTGGAAATGTCTACTCATTTGGTCCTAGATTTCTAGCAGATAAAACGGATTCTGCTAAACATGCTGCAGAAATGTGGATGGTTGAGGTTGAAATGGCCTTTTCGCTATTAAAG GATTCCATGAATTGTGCAAATGACTTTTTCAAGTACCTCTGCAACTGGGTTCTGATACATTGCTCTGAAGAAATGAAGTTCGTTGCCAAAAGAATCGACAACACCTGCGTGAACCGTCTTCAGCAGATTATATTAGGTTCACCTGTAATGATGACCTACCATGAAGCTATAGATGTTCTTAGAAAG GCTGAAGATAAgaaatttgaaacaaattttGAGTCAGGGTTTGCACTCACTTCAGAGCACCTAAG CTATCTAACTGATACCATCTACCAGAAGCCGGTTGTGATATACAATTATCCAAAAGAAGCTAAGCCATTTTATGCTCGCCAGAATGATGATGGAACTGTAGCTGCGTTTGACTTGGTTGTCCCAAAG CTTGGAACAATAATATCTGGTAGCCAAAACGAGGAACGTCTTAACATGATAAGCTCCAG GATTGATGAGTTAGGCTTGCCGCGAGAGAAGTATGAATGGTACCTAGATCTTCGTCGAAACGGAACAGTGAAGAACTCTGGGTTCACTCTAAGGTTTGACCTGATGGTCCTCTTCGCAACTGGCCTTGGCAATGTTAGGGACGTTATCCCTTTCCCAAGAAGCTATGGCAAAGCCAATAACTAA
- the LOC114405084 gene encoding uncharacterized protein LOC114405084, with translation MSQGQAVPFAGKWHRFTVRNDGEKVVPEPQGDAEHTEIWESEVMIPFAVERTVYAFGGPLPDQESLSSSMNKVFPCYPTCEPRIFDSEPYNFNCLSKPHKLFRSAPSIAHRDYIPWLDRVEQAYEDFWKTYGIFDLIQFSRFGPEYRPEMLIAAMHFFESSTNTFHFKCGMMTPTLLDVAALTGLRPNGETYDPTKSSDNIKLIYKENTFSKYIAEHKGSVEEEVSDEEHVAFLTLWLSHYVFCTKSLQVAKRFIPMAIQIHEGQSFGFGRLLLAVLYESLGEACDDLKKSKDGSSFLVSGPMWLLQLWLNATFEQEMGLIIPQDYAEEVANRSIEGQRALRLTPKTFDQNPQKLFLKYMKIFLSFDKFLPQHAPFISREVGPAWFTDDFPAVDPDNEEEVNEIWSFYLNPQILSCRTGVQSNYLGLVGYQPNLVSKQFGLSQIRPKSLFEDPRDVIRGANLSEKTFKKILKISLDENYNLHPFEFNHSHFCTMGFVTWWEKYYSGRSVGDTTIMISRLESGFTQPTVENIRSNLQARGKTIMTKKIAETSRADVRPKKPTGVKIQEWKQEEKNHKKDDSTETTTTSKRSKRVVIEFDEEKDARRRGKTSRKKKKIT, from the exons ATGTCGCAAGGCCAAGCAGTTCCGTTTGCTGGGAAATGGCACCGTTTTACAGTCAGGAACGACGGAGAGAAGGTGGTTCCAGAACCACAAGGTGACGCCGAACACACAGAAATCTGGGAATCGGAGGTGATGATCCCTTTCGCAGTGGAAAGGACAGTTTACGCTTTCGGTGGACCTCTGCCAGACCAAGAGTCACTCTCGAGTTCAATGAACAAGGTATTCCCCTGCTACCCAACTTGCGAACCTAGGATTTTTGATAGTGAGCCTTACAACTTCAACTGCTTAAGCAAACCCCACAAACTCTTTCGATCCGCCCCGTCAATAGCCCATAGGGATTACATACCTTGGCTTGATCGAGTCGAACAAGCGTATGAGGATTTCTGGAAGACATATGGCATATTTGACTTAATACAATTCTCTCGATTTGGTCCTGAATATCGACCAGAAATGCTGATAGCAGCTATGCATTTTTTCGAGTCTTCTACCAACACCTTTCATTTTAAATGTGGTATGATGACCCCCACTCTCTTAGACGTAGCCGCTCTCACAGGCCTTAGGCCTAACGGAGAAACTTATGATCCCACTAAATCTAGTGATAATATTAAGCTAATATATAAGGAGAACACCTTTTCCAAATATATAGCTGAACACAAAGGATCGGTCGAAGAGGAAGTCTCTGATGAAGAGCATGTAGCCTTCTTGACCCTATGGCTATCTCACTACGTCTTTTGCACAAAATCCTTGCAAGTAGCCAAAAGATTTATTCCAATGGCAATACAAATTCATGAAGGTCAGAGCTTTGGATTTGGACGCCTCTTGTTAGCAGTACTATACGAATCGCTTGGTGAGGCATGCGATGACCTGAAGAAATCGAAGGATGGGTCTTCCTTCTTAGTATCTGGGCCTATGTGGCTTCTCCAGTTGTGGCTTAATGCCACTTTCGAACAAGAAATGGGATTAATAATCCCACAAGATTATGCTGAAGAAGTTGCCAATCGCTCGATCGAAGGCCAGAGAGCACTTCGATTAACACCCAAGACCTTCGATCAAAACCCACAAAAGCTGTTCCTCAAGTACATGAAGATTTTTCTGAGTTTTGACAAGTTTCTTCCCCAACATGCTCCATTCATTAGTCGAGAGGTCGGCCCGGCCTGGTTCACTGACGATTTTCCTGCTGTCGATCCGGACAATGAAGAAGAAGTGAATGAAATATGGTCATTTTACTTGAATCCACAGATCCTGTCCTGTCGTACAGGTGTTCAATCGAACTATTTAGGCCTGGTTGGATACCAGCCTAATTTGGTTTCAAAACAATTTGGCCTCTCGCAGATCCGTCCCAAAAGCTTGTTCGAAGATCCTAGAGACGTCATAAGAGGGGCCAATCTTTCAGAAAAGACTTTCAAAAAAATTTTGAAGATTTCTCTTGATGAAAACTATAACCTGCATCCTTTTGAGTTCAACCATTCCCACTTCTGCACCATGGGATTTGTTACCTGGTGGGAGAAATATTATTCGGGCCGTTCGGTTGGAGACACAACTATCATGATCTCCAGACTTGAGAGTGGTTTTACACAACCAACGGTCGAGAATATCCGCTCAAACCTTCAAGCTCGAG GCAAAACAATCATGACAAAGAAAATTGCTGAAACGTCTCGAGCTGATGTGAGACCCAAGAAACCCACTGGGGTGAAGATCCAAGAATGGAAACAAGAAGAGAAG aaTCATAAGAAAGATGATAGCACCGAGACTACCACGACCTCAAAACGCTCGAAGCGTGTGGTCATCGAATTCGACGAAGAAAAAGATGCAA gaagaagaggaaagacctctcgtaagaaaaagaaaatcacctgA